A genomic region of Streptomyces sp. NBC_00247 contains the following coding sequences:
- a CDS encoding outer membrane protein assembly factor BamB family protein, producing the protein MEALRQDDPRRFGPYTALARHRGTASAVSYLARGADAGDLVLITAARPELAALPAFRRRFQAEVRTAERLAGGWVQPPLDVPGDGDGPASGPERLWTAAPFIPALTLAEAIAVAGPLPERAVRILGAGVAEVLARVHATGSALQGLSPDTVLLAADGPRLTAFGPLGGAAAAEALPGGQLSVRLGYLTPEQLAGHEVGAASDLFVLGLLLAYAATGATPFAEGPAERTADRIARGEPGLDGVPAELRGLVAGCLAKDPRGRPTAASVAASLALEGAAALARNGWLPERLSAAVADQEARARALEVPLEPSPADGETATDGQTATDGERATDGERATDGERATDRETPTRFLDTRSRAGEPDHPTTRLAVSREHSPGGALATRPPAPAVPAAAPSPGSLLPARRALESPAGGSLSAQMPSAPAYPVPYAGTSLPGGGSLPAGPGTPPVRRAPSGPDGTALFPTRRSLLATVAAGTLGLLVGGVAVGALVDDGAPAPATDAEPEPSEGPALPGRPPAPTWVYAHPASEAEPLTAALWQDRLLVLTSKAQATAVDLRTGKKRWQRADAAEGQAALAAGDDLVFVAGPTAFLWLSPETGEVKHRVRYADGFAGLPGLRVGTLTGRSGSVVWFSGARTVTVKAPKPAKGKKPGKDKQVVQAYFFAYDLVSRQEMWRVQVPAGRDAAGPEYRLTAARLNDIVVRQDAATLTPADVHAAKGKGTFRCFDRATGKLLWTRRFGTVTAWGAAGGDEEGRLFGAVGKNLEAWDTESGKSLWRLDGTAASSEFGAPVESGDLIVTTNRSQEVGMVERETGKLLWLRATEVPAGGSAPALTVTASGKTVLASDTTQVTAFDARDGRRLWKFQDIGVAEPKGAAVTGPYRTLTTGQSAVVLRGRAVYAFPVT; encoded by the coding sequence ATGGAGGCGCTGCGTCAGGACGATCCACGCCGCTTCGGCCCGTACACCGCGCTGGCCCGCCACCGCGGGACGGCGAGCGCGGTGAGTTACCTGGCGCGCGGCGCGGACGCCGGGGACCTGGTGCTGATCACCGCCGCCCGGCCGGAGCTCGCGGCACTGCCCGCCTTCCGGCGCCGCTTCCAGGCCGAGGTCCGCACCGCCGAACGGCTGGCCGGCGGCTGGGTGCAGCCGCCCCTCGACGTCCCCGGCGACGGTGACGGTCCGGCCTCCGGCCCGGAACGGCTCTGGACCGCCGCCCCCTTCATCCCCGCGTTGACGCTCGCCGAGGCCATCGCCGTCGCGGGTCCGCTGCCCGAGCGCGCGGTACGGATACTGGGCGCGGGCGTCGCGGAGGTGCTGGCCCGGGTGCACGCCACCGGTTCCGCCCTCCAGGGCCTCTCGCCGGACACGGTGCTGCTGGCGGCCGACGGCCCCCGGCTGACCGCCTTCGGCCCGCTGGGCGGCGCGGCCGCGGCCGAGGCGCTGCCGGGCGGGCAGCTCTCCGTACGGCTCGGCTACCTCACCCCGGAACAGCTCGCCGGCCACGAGGTGGGCGCCGCGTCCGATCTCTTCGTGCTCGGGCTGCTGCTGGCGTACGCGGCGACCGGCGCCACCCCGTTCGCCGAGGGCCCCGCCGAGCGGACGGCGGACCGGATCGCCCGCGGGGAGCCCGGACTCGACGGCGTACCGGCCGAGTTGAGGGGCCTGGTGGCCGGGTGCCTGGCGAAGGACCCGCGTGGCCGCCCGACCGCCGCGTCCGTCGCGGCGTCGCTCGCGCTGGAGGGCGCGGCGGCACTCGCCCGGAACGGCTGGCTGCCCGAACGGCTGTCGGCGGCGGTGGCGGACCAGGAGGCACGGGCGCGGGCGCTGGAGGTGCCGCTGGAGCCCTCACCCGCTGACGGGGAGACGGCCACCGACGGCCAGACTGCCACCGACGGGGAGAGGGCCACCGACGGGGAGAGGGCCACCGACGGGGAGAGGGCCACCGACAGGGAGACGCCCACCCGGTTCCTCGACACCCGTTCCCGCGCCGGGGAGCCGGACCACCCCACCACGCGGCTCGCCGTGTCCCGTGAGCACTCCCCCGGCGGCGCCCTGGCGACCCGGCCCCCCGCCCCGGCGGTGCCGGCCGCCGCCCCCTCCCCCGGTTCGCTGCTCCCCGCGCGCCGGGCCCTGGAGTCGCCGGCCGGCGGCTCGCTCTCTGCCCAGATGCCGTCCGCTCCGGCGTACCCGGTGCCGTACGCCGGCACCTCCCTGCCCGGCGGCGGTTCCCTGCCCGCCGGTCCGGGTACCCCGCCGGTGCGACGGGCCCCCTCCGGACCGGACGGCACCGCGCTGTTCCCCACCCGCAGGTCGCTGCTGGCCACGGTCGCCGCCGGAACGCTCGGCCTCCTCGTCGGCGGCGTCGCGGTCGGCGCCCTCGTCGACGACGGCGCTCCCGCGCCCGCGACGGACGCCGAGCCCGAGCCCAGCGAGGGGCCCGCGCTCCCCGGCCGGCCGCCCGCTCCCACCTGGGTGTACGCGCACCCGGCGTCCGAGGCGGAACCCCTCACCGCCGCGCTCTGGCAGGACCGGCTGCTGGTGCTGACGAGCAAGGCCCAGGCGACGGCGGTCGACCTCCGTACGGGCAAGAAGCGCTGGCAGCGCGCGGACGCCGCCGAGGGGCAGGCCGCGCTCGCCGCCGGGGACGACCTCGTCTTCGTCGCCGGCCCGACCGCGTTCCTGTGGCTGTCGCCGGAGACCGGCGAGGTGAAGCACCGGGTGCGGTACGCCGACGGGTTCGCCGGTCTGCCCGGGCTCCGGGTCGGCACGCTCACCGGCCGGTCCGGCTCCGTCGTCTGGTTCTCCGGCGCGCGGACCGTGACGGTGAAGGCCCCGAAACCGGCCAAGGGCAAGAAGCCGGGCAAGGACAAGCAGGTCGTCCAGGCGTACTTCTTCGCGTACGACCTGGTGAGCCGCCAGGAGATGTGGCGGGTCCAGGTACCGGCGGGCCGGGACGCGGCGGGCCCGGAGTACCGGCTGACGGCGGCCCGGCTCAACGACATCGTGGTGCGCCAGGACGCCGCCACCCTCACCCCGGCCGATGTGCACGCGGCCAAGGGGAAGGGCACCTTCCGCTGCTTCGACCGGGCGACCGGAAAGCTGCTCTGGACCAGGCGGTTCGGCACGGTCACCGCCTGGGGCGCGGCGGGCGGCGACGAGGAGGGGCGGCTCTTCGGAGCGGTCGGCAAGAACCTGGAGGCGTGGGACACGGAGTCCGGGAAGTCGTTGTGGCGGCTCGACGGAACGGCCGCGTCCTCCGAGTTCGGCGCACCGGTGGAGTCGGGCGACCTGATCGTCACCACCAACCGGAGCCAGGAGGTCGGCATGGTCGAGCGCGAGACCGGCAAGCTCCTCTGGCTGCGTGCCACCGAGGTGCCGGCCGGTGGCTCCGCGCCCGCCCTCACGGTCACCGCGTCCGGCAAGACGGTCCTCGCCTCGGACACCACGCAGGTGACGGCGTTCGACGCGCGGGACGGGCGGCGTCTGTGGAAGTTCCAGGACATCGGCGTGGCCGAGCCCAAGGGCGCCGCCGTCACCGGCCCGTACCGGACCCTGACGACCGGACAGAGCGCCGTCGTCCTGCGGGGGCGGGCGGTCTACGCGTTCCCCGTCACCTGA
- a CDS encoding AurF N-oxygenase family protein, producing the protein MTTVSEHDVQVLRDALGPLRDREQIAERLLESSAKHSFDPETEIDWNSAIEEGKWFWPPELVSLYDTPLWRKMSEEQRMDLARHEAASLASLGVWFEIILMQLLVRHIYDKPVTSNHVRYALTEIADECRHSMMFGKMIQWGQAPTYPVPRGYHNVARVLKSVSTTPGSFAATLLGEEILDWMQRLTFPDERVQTLVRGVTRIHVVEEARHVRYAREELRRQMVTAPRWERELTRLTSGEAARVFSVCFINPQVYENVGLDRREALAQVKASGHRKEVMQSGAKRLTDFFDDIGVMNGVSRKLWRKSGLLA; encoded by the coding sequence GATCGCCGAGCGCCTGCTCGAATCCTCGGCCAAGCACTCCTTCGACCCGGAGACCGAGATCGACTGGAACTCCGCGATCGAGGAAGGCAAGTGGTTCTGGCCGCCCGAGCTGGTCTCCCTCTACGACACCCCGCTCTGGCGGAAGATGTCCGAGGAGCAGCGGATGGACCTCGCCCGGCACGAGGCGGCGTCGCTCGCCTCACTGGGCGTCTGGTTCGAGATCATCCTGATGCAGCTGCTGGTCCGGCACATCTACGACAAACCGGTGACCAGCAACCACGTGCGGTACGCGCTCACCGAGATAGCCGACGAGTGCCGCCACTCGATGATGTTCGGCAAGATGATCCAGTGGGGCCAGGCCCCCACGTACCCGGTTCCGCGCGGCTACCACAACGTGGCCCGGGTCCTGAAGAGCGTGTCCACCACGCCGGGTTCGTTCGCCGCGACCCTGCTCGGCGAGGAGATCCTCGACTGGATGCAGCGGCTGACCTTCCCGGACGAGCGCGTCCAGACGCTGGTGCGCGGGGTGACCCGCATCCACGTCGTCGAGGAGGCCCGGCACGTCCGCTACGCCCGCGAGGAGCTCCGCCGCCAGATGGTGACGGCCCCGCGCTGGGAGCGGGAGCTGACCCGGCTGACCTCGGGCGAGGCGGCCCGGGTGTTCTCGGTCTGCTTCATCAACCCGCAGGTCTACGAGAACGTGGGCCTCGACCGCCGCGAGGCGCTGGCCCAGGTCAAGGCGAGCGGACACCGCAAGGAGGTCATGCAGTCGGGCGCCAAGCGGCTCACCGACTTCTTCGACGACATCGGTGTGATGAACGGGGTGAGCCGCAAGCTGTGGCGGAAGTCCGGCCTGCTGGCCTGA